One Polaribacter reichenbachii genomic window, TCTCCTCCAGAAAGTACTTTTGCTTTTTTATCTACAGCATCTCCACCAAATAAGAAAGAACCTAACATATCTCTAACTCGCATTCTGTTAGAGTCTGTTGCAGCATCTTCCATAATTTCTAATACTGTTTTTTCTGGCGGTAAATATTCTGATTGATTTTGAGCAAAATACCCAACTTCTACATTATGACCAAGTTTTAAATGACCTTCAAAAGGAATCTCGCCCACCATCATTTTAGCTAAGGTCGATTTTCCTTGTCCATTTTGCCCCACAAAAGCAATTTTAGAATTTCTTTCTATCAATAAATCTACGCCTTCTAAAACGTGTTTATCACCATAGCTTTTGTATAGATCTTCTGCTTCAACAATAATTTTACCAGGTTCTTTAGAAATAGCAAAACGCACATTCATTGCTGCATTATCATCTTGGTCTACTTCAATCAACTCAACTTTATCTAGTTGTTTCATTAAAGATTGAGCCATAGATGCTTTGCTGGCTTTTGCTTTAAATTTATTGATTAAATGTTGCTTTTGCTTTATTTCTTTCTCTTGATTTTTCTGAGCTTGTAATTGTTTCTCTTTAATTTCTGCTCTTAATAACAAGAACTGAGAATACGGTTTTTTGTAATCGTAAATTTGCCCTAAAGAGATTTCAATTGTTCTGTTGGTTACGTTATCTAAAAACATTTTATCATGAGAAACCAGTACAATTGCACCAGAATAACCTTTTAAAAAGTTCTCTAACCAAATAATAGATTCGATATCTAAGTGGTTTGTTGGCTCATCTAATAACAGAATATCATTATTCTGTAAAAGTAGTTTTGCCAACTCAATTCGCATTCTCCATCCCCCAGAAAAAGTATCTGTTAGTTTATCAAAATCTTCTCTTTGAAAACCCAAACCTTGTAATATCTTTTCTGTATCTCCTTGATAATTGTAACCTCCAAGAAGTTCGTAACGTTCTGTATTGTCTGTTAAATCGTGAATTAACTGTGTGTAAGCTTCGCTTTCGTAATCTGTTCTTGTAGCTAATTGATTGTTAATCTCATCGAGTTTTAACTCTATTTCTTTAATTTCTTCAAAGGCTTGGTAAGCTTCTTCTAAAATGGTTCTTCCTTCTACAAAATCGATATCTTGTCTTAAAAAGCCAATTTGCACATCTTTATCAAACGCCATTGTTCCTCCACTACTTTCAATATCTTTAGAAAGCACTTTTAGTAAAGTCGATTTACCTGCTCCGTTTTTACCTATCAGACCAATTCTATCTCCTTTATTTAATTTAAAAGTGATACCAGAAAACAAATCAGTTCCCATAAAAGAAACTGTTAAATTATGAACGTTTAGCATGAAATGTAATAATTGTTACTTAATTAAAGTGGTAAAAAATTTACCTTTGCAAAAGTAGATAAAATTTAAAGTTATGATGTTTAAAAAAGGGACAAAATTATTTAGTATAGTAAATGGAAAATGCCCTAAATGTCATGAGGGAGAATTCTTTAAATATTCTTTTACTTTTAATCCGAAAAAAATCACAAAATTACATGACAATTGTTCGCATTGTAATTTAAAATACATGATGGAACCTTCGTTTTTTTACGGAGCAATGTATGTAAATTACGGAATTACAGTTGCTATTTCTATTGCTGTTTTTGTAATTACAAAACTCTTTTTTGATTTTAATTTATTACAATCTTTTATTTCTGTAATCATAGCCTTATTTGTTTTGGCTCCAATTAACTTACGTTTGTCTAGAATTCTTTGGATAAATATGTTTGTTAGCTATGAAAATAAATAGTTGATATAATTATTGAAAATAATTATTAGGGTGTGAATACCCTGTATTTTGATGTTTTTTTTAGCGACCTTTGAGTCTTTGTCTATTAAACCCCTACCTTAATGAAGCCAATTAAAGCATTTTATCTATGTTTATTTTTATCGTACCAAATCTTTTCTGTAAATAAAAATAGTGTATCTACCACTACTAAAAATTTAAAATTAAAGACTTTAGATAGTTTAATTAATGTAACAAAAAATGTTAAGTCTTTTAAAGATTTTACATTGCAATATATAAATCTTGCATTTAAGCAAAATAAACACAGTATTGCTACTGCTAAAATTTTAAAATTATGCTCAAGAATAGAAGTTGAGTTTAATGACCCCGATTTTGCAATTCTTTTGCTGAATAAACTTATAACTCATAAAAAGAAAATTAAAGACACTTATCTTTTAGGTGGAATTTATCAAAAAAAAGCAAGAGCATATTACGATAAAGATAATTTTGATAAAGCCTTTAATAATTGCGATATTTCTATAAAAAACTATGGTAATACAAGAAAAGATTCAATTTATAAAGCTGATGCTATTTTCTTAAAAGGACAAATTTTAGTTAAATCAAATAATTTTATAGAGGCTATAAAAAATTACGAAATAGCTTCTATGTATTATGAAAATTTAAATGACTTAGCATATACATTTTTTATTAAAACAGCAATTACCTCTATCTATAGTAAAATTGGCTTAAACGAAATAGCAATAGAAAAACTTTTAGATATTATTGAAAAAAAAATATTTTTAAAATATACCATTGGCTTAACTTCTAATTACTACAATTTAGCTATAAATTATAGAGAAATTGACAATATAGAAAAATATAAAGAAAATTTAGATAAAGCTTTAATCCACAAAAAAAACAGTAAATCTAATGATGGTTTTATACCTTATTATATAACTGCAATTGCACAATATTATTTACAATATGGCACTTTAGAAAATGCCAAAACATATTTAAATTATGCTGCTTCAGAAATTAAAGTAAATAAAGCTAATGTTATTAGTATCGACTTTTTTAATAAAACAAAAAGCTTTTATCTCTTTAAAAACAATAAACCCCAAAAAGCATTAGAATTAGCAAAAAAAACACTAGCTGAAATTGAAAAAAAAGGTGATTTAGATGCTAAAAAAGAATTAAATAAATTAATTTTTGATATTTATGTAAGTAAAAATGATTCAAAAAATGCTTTAAAACACTATCAATCTTATGCACAAATAAAAGATTCTATTGCCAATATTAATAAAATAAGTGTTGTTAATTATTATCAAACTTTATCAAAAAAAGAAAAAGAAGAACAATTAAAGAATGATAAAATACTGCTATTAAAAAAAAACAATAAAACGAAAAAACAGCTATTAATTAGTATAATTATCTTTACAATTCTTTTATTAATAATAATATATTTATATTGGAATCGACTCATCTTTCTTAAAGAGAAAAAGATGCAGGATCGTTTTTCTCAAAAACTATTATTAGCACAAGAAGAACAAAGAAAAAGAATTTCTAAAGATTTACATGATGGATTGGGGCATAGTTTATTGTTGATAAAGAACAAAATAGTATCTATTAATGATACATCTATTGAAAAATTAATTAATGATGCAATAGAAGAAATGAGAAGTATTGCTAGAGTATTGTATCCTTTTCAATTAAAAGGTATTGGAATAACAAGTGCTTTAGATAATCTTATGCGTAAACTTGACAAAAATAGCCAAACGTTTATTTTTGGAGATATAGATAATATCGACAACCTTTTAAATGTAGAGCAAAAAGTTAATCTTTTTAGAGTAGTGCAAGAATGCCTTTCTAATATTATTAAGCACGCAAA contains:
- a CDS encoding DUF983 domain-containing protein; this translates as MMFKKGTKLFSIVNGKCPKCHEGEFFKYSFTFNPKKITKLHDNCSHCNLKYMMEPSFFYGAMYVNYGITVAISIAVFVITKLFFDFNLLQSFISVIIALFVLAPINLRLSRILWINMFVSYENK
- a CDS encoding tetratricopeptide repeat-containing sensor histidine kinase, giving the protein MKPIKAFYLCLFLSYQIFSVNKNSVSTTTKNLKLKTLDSLINVTKNVKSFKDFTLQYINLAFKQNKHSIATAKILKLCSRIEVEFNDPDFAILLLNKLITHKKKIKDTYLLGGIYQKKARAYYDKDNFDKAFNNCDISIKNYGNTRKDSIYKADAIFLKGQILVKSNNFIEAIKNYEIASMYYENLNDLAYTFFIKTAITSIYSKIGLNEIAIEKLLDIIEKKIFLKYTIGLTSNYYNLAINYREIDNIEKYKENLDKALIHKKNSKSNDGFIPYYITAIAQYYLQYGTLENAKTYLNYAASEIKVNKANVISIDFFNKTKSFYLFKNNKPQKALELAKKTLAEIEKKGDLDAKKELNKLIFDIYVSKNDSKNALKHYQSYAQIKDSIANINKISVVNYYQTLSKKEKEEQLKNDKILLLKKNNKTKKQLLISIIIFTILLLIIIYLYWNRLIFLKEKKMQDRFSQKLLLAQEEQRKRISKDLHDGLGHSLLLIKNKIVSINDTSIEKLINDAIEEMRSIARVLYPFQLKGIGITSALDNLMRKLDKNSQTFIFGDIDNIDNLLNVEQKVNLFRVVQECLSNIIKHAKANSARVTLKLIENHHIYIIIQDNGIGFNYVEKLNEDKSLGLKTLNQRVDFLKGSLKFSCSKNKGTVIKILFPLK
- a CDS encoding ABC-F family ATP-binding cassette domain-containing protein; the encoded protein is MLNVHNLTVSFMGTDLFSGITFKLNKGDRIGLIGKNGAGKSTLLKVLSKDIESSGGTMAFDKDVQIGFLRQDIDFVEGRTILEEAYQAFEEIKEIELKLDEINNQLATRTDYESEAYTQLIHDLTDNTERYELLGGYNYQGDTEKILQGLGFQREDFDKLTDTFSGGWRMRIELAKLLLQNNDILLLDEPTNHLDIESIIWLENFLKGYSGAIVLVSHDKMFLDNVTNRTIEISLGQIYDYKKPYSQFLLLRAEIKEKQLQAQKNQEKEIKQKQHLINKFKAKASKASMAQSLMKQLDKVELIEVDQDDNAAMNVRFAISKEPGKIIVEAEDLYKSYGDKHVLEGVDLLIERNSKIAFVGQNGQGKSTLAKMMVGEIPFEGHLKLGHNVEVGYFAQNQSEYLPPEKTVLEIMEDAATDSNRMRVRDMLGSFLFGGDAVDKKAKVLSGGERNRLALCKLLLQPFNVLIMDEPTNHLDIASKTVLKEALNNFNGTLIVVSHDREFLQGLTSTVYGFKDKEIKEYLGDIDYFLEQHKMENLREAEKKTVVKVEKDTSKNEAYQLSREQEKELKKLNNKLSKIETEIADLEAEVEKLDLELAKNYDEVSARPNFFKNYKAKKAKVDTLMEDWEKVEGQISNFS